The Xyrauchen texanus isolate HMW12.3.18 chromosome 49, RBS_HiC_50CHRs, whole genome shotgun sequence genome contains the following window.
CCTACAAgacctcagtccagcctctctcagcctactgCGGACAGTCTTAGCACTGATGGAGgaattgtgtgttcctggtgtaccTGCACCGGTtacgcaggtgtgatattcagatgtaccgatcctgtacaAGTGTTaaatgtggtctgccactgtgaggacaatcagctgtccttcctgtctccctatagctgtcttaggcatctcacagtacggacattgcaatttattgccctggccacatctgcagtcctcatgcctccatgcagcatgcctaatgcCTGTTCAAGCAGATGAGCATGGTccctggaatttttttttaaaccctttacaataaaggtctttaaagttattttgatttttacaaaattatctttaaaatagtgtcctaaaaaagggatatttcattttttgcagagtttataaacataaaatgtttagatcaccatgtcaagttaaatatagtttaatactcaatctttaaacatatcttgagatcccttagttcgcatatgcgctccttcgagtgttttgaacgcaagaacgtaacgcgtgtttgtgttctgcctactgaagtgttttcttcactgtataaactgcaggttgctcatacagctgaaatttaacttactgccctctggagtaaacaggtggtactacaagcttatccttattatggtctgtgggcatgcgattaattgcgttattttttgtaaaatgaatcgcactgaattcaACTATTcgcattataattaaataaacagccctacaaaaaactaataaaattgtGTTTCATAAAAATTTCAACATAACATTGATGgtacataatttgatgttccactatattttcagattttggacatgaactttattaccacctgctggtggaatctccaaactgcaaatgtaggaactgaatttagcctttgtgctgaaaacagacatgcttttgaaacatcttagcACAATAACCTACTTCTCAGGAAATTAGCAcatttcattaacatacaatacacccaaagTTCACGTGCATACTTCCACAAATAGCGCAAACGCTCCCATCCACACCCACTTGCGCTCTCACGACAATTGCACTCTCACGATAATGGGATAAGTCATAGTGCACTACCTTTGAGTGTAGCATTGCacacatgaaaatagagccctgtCTTGAAGAAAGCGTATTTGTTTTTGTtgagcataaacctcactaattTTTGATTAtgctttaaagaagaaaaaactatttgccaataggctaagcaaaataaactaattccatatattctttgaaaacaagtcttatattttaaacaatttacttgtctactggaaaacaagacaaaaaatattgtatttataaaaatattttttggatttCTGTTCAGTAATTTCTTAAGTCTACTTTAGAAAATGTGTCCATTTGAAGTCTTCCTAAGAAACAATGTGCCGTTCAGCATGTTTTGAAGAAACATTTCACTTTCCCTCCTCACACTATTACACACATCAGCCAAAAGAGAGCCTGCACTCTAAAAGCACTCAACTGTGTGACAGTTCCAGCTCATCCCTATCAAGTGTGCTCACATTTCCAGAACACACTGTAGCTGGTATGATAGTCAAAACAAAGGAAAATTTTTGACCTATCAACATTATTATCATATATTATTAACTggcaacttaaagggatagttcaccccaaaatgaaactttttttttttttccttctgctgaacacaaatgcagatttttagaaaaatatctcagctctgtaggtccatacattgcaagtgaatggtgaacagaaggTCAAAAACAGGACattaaggcagaataaaagtaatccaaacgactccagtggttaaatcaatgtcttcagaagcgatatgaaaggtgcgggtgagaaacagatcattatttaagaccttttttgctataaatctccacctttgtccAGCCCACCCAcccctatcatatcgcttcagatgatgaaatgtttcattttaaaattttatgctgcctttatgtgctttttggaccttctgtgttttgatcaccattcacttgcattgtatggacctacagagctcaaatattcttctaaaaatcttaatttatctttcagcagaagaaagtcagtcatacacctctggaatgtcacgagggtaagtaaatgttgagagaattttcaatattggatgaactatccctttaacagcacTTAAAAATTACGCAACAGCTCGTTTACCTGCCAGTCTGCCTGTGTGCAACCATCCATAAGCAGGAGCGTCCCATGGGTTAGTGGGATTCGTAGATGCTCTACATAGGTGTAGTCACCTTTGTCCTCCTGGAACATATACACACTCTACGATCACATCAGATTGAAGTAACATCACAAAAGCAGACACAATATTTAGCCACCTGTCTGAAAAACAACCTTATAGAAtgcattacaaaaacattttagatttaAACTTTAAAGTGGAGATATAATATAATCACAACGCAGAAGTCAGCCAATCATAACAAAGGTTATTTCCATATAGACGTTTTAAAAGTacagaaacaaaataaacagtCAACTAGATTCTAAGATCCAAAGAAAGGGTGGAAAACTTTCATGTGAAACTAAATTATGACAGGAtttgatccaaaaaaaaaaaacattcactaatattataagtggatTTCTGggaaatacaataatacaaaaatgtagcATACGGATCCCTTTAAGATACTAGGATTGCATTTTTACAACACCTTGATGCACTTTTTAATCTAAAGATTAGCATGGCTGTGGAAGTTAAAAACAGCTACTTTGCAGACTCACAGGAAGCGGCTGCTTACGAAAACTGAACACTCTCGTGTCCCCCAGACTGAGAGAGGCGATAGTGGGCTGGGGTCCTAATGAAGGCTCGTTGTCACTGTGCCAACCAATGCTGTCTTTCCCATCCCGGTAAAGGTTGCACAGTAATGAGTTAAAAGTGTGGCCACTCTTCTGCTCAATGGCCCGACGGAGTGTGGAGAGAACTGGATGCCACTGCAACATAAGAGGAATATTGACAGAGATTAAACACACTGaccagaaattacatttttgactcCATTTGTACGCTGGTAATATGCATTACTTGCTAAAATGAAAACATGAGATCAAATGAACTGAAGTAACATATAGTAAGTGATTAGATGCACCTCAGGGTTGGCATCCATAGTGGAGCGTGAATATGTATAAGGCAGTTCTCCATACCAACAGGTGAGTCTGGGTTCCTCATATGCATCACCTGAAATGTAAATCACCTAGAATATTAAGTATTTGAGCATGTTGGTTCACTTCATACTgtataaaatgacaccaaaaaaaTCCTAGAAAAATGTGAGTGGTACTTGCTGATACAAATCTCACCACCATAATAataaggtgttgtgggtggttgccagggcgttgctatgcaTTTTCAAAGGATTTCAGAGTGATTTTAGCCTGTCTGCAGATATAAACCTTGGGTATTTAAATTTGTAATACTTTTAGAATGGTAGTTATGGTTTAGAACAAACTATTACAAACCCaaaatatgagcaataataaaaaagcaacaCTAATAGTAGACACGTATGCATTTATGAAACCAAATCTGTGGTTACAAACGAGCTGCACTGTATTTTGTGCATGCAACAATATTTCAGAAGACTCCCTCTTGAAAACCCAAAAGCAAGCTACACTATAAAAGGACACAGTTACACACAAGGCACCAAGATATAAAGATAAGAgcttgtaaaataaaatgtgtatctTCTGTAGACCAAATAAGGTATAAAACGCAATTCGGTGAGTTGTGGAACCAGAAGATATTTGCCAAAATGAGCCATGATTAGTCACAGTAAAACGTTAGCTACTTCTCGTCCAAAGCAAATGTTTAAACATTTGGTACTTTTGGAACTTCTTCAAATGATGACAgttatgaaaaatgtaaacagaTGAGGAAGCTGGAGACTGTGGTAACACTGCCAATTCAGTGATGAATAAGGACTGGAAAGTGTGAATCACCACAAAAAGTGCACTCTGTAAGCattgtgacagacagacacaaacatcATATGTGTGCATGcctcatgttttatttaattttttatactgACCATGGACAACAAGAGGATAATATCTTTTTCATATTTCCCCCAACTTACAGTGACCAAATATACCACTCACCCATCATCCTGTAATTGGTCTTTTGTGACCAGGGCAGTTCAGCAAGCAGCTTGCTAAACATCCAGTCTGCCTCCTCTTGCTGCAGGAACCCAGGTGTTAGCCGTAGTCTGGATAGAGTAACAGTAATCACAGTTAAAGATAGTAAATCTTTAAATTTCATAAACAAATTCATAGACATCAGAGtgccaaaaatttacattttctcatcatttactctccctcatgccatccccgatgtatattaatttatttcttctgcaaaacacaaattaggtttttttgtaataatatttcagctctgtaggtccacacaatgcaaatgaatggtgaccagaactttgaagctcaaaaaagcacataaatgcataataaaagtaatcagtaAGACACCAGTGTTTTAATctgtatcttctgaagtgatatgataggtgtcggtgagaaacggatcaatatttaagttccaaaaagcacaaacttatgctgccttaattctaaaaaattcttcaaaaatctttagcatttgtgttctgtagatgtgtcatacacatctggaatagcatgagggtgagcaaatgatgagagaattttcatttttgggtctatccctttaatacattaCTATCTTAGAATATTAAATCTAATTGCAGAATATTTTCAGAGTGATTAACTTGTGCTTTCTTCAGCTGGCATTCCTACAATTACATtattgaacaatatatatttaaaaaaatatatatttaaactctATATGTAAAAACTGACTTTCAGCTGATATAAGCACATCTCTAGGCCTACATGGAAGTAGTAAAGTCCTAAACAgaacaaaatacataattttaattaaCCTTGGTGTACTGCCATTTTCATGCTGTCATGCATCAGGATGACAAGTTGATACTTTATACTGAAAAGGTGTTGTTGTATGAATGTGGGCAGTTATATGTTAATGTGACTTCATAAGTTTACATAAATGATCAGGGTTGACTAGGGAGACAAGGGAGTTAACCTGCCAGTAAAGTGGGTTATTTGGGGAATTTATAGCCTATAAGGCACAGCACAAAGTTTAAGGTTTTCTTACCGTGACACTCCAGAAGGACCCTGACTAATGTCATAGTCACCAGCCTTTCTGAGAGAGAGACAAATAAAACGTAGATTGGATATACATTTTGTGTCAATCAAAAGGTTTTATTGCTTGATGTGCTGTGGACTGAGTCACTCACTCGATCACTTTCTCTGCAGGTATCTCTCTGATAGGCTAAAATAAAGATAGAATAAATCAGAGATTTCACCACTGCCTCAGCAAACTATTTACAAAAGCTCCAGAACAGCTCTTACATTTGCTGGCTGATGGAACTCAAATGATTGTGGTCCTGCCTTCCATGACCCTGGTGCCGATTGGACATCTCGAGCTAAAAGACATTACGGCCTTAAATAAAAGCTCTCAATAAAGTCATTTATTGAAATAAAGTCAAACTGATTCTTGAGATGAGGTACAAAATATGTCTTACAAAAGTCAGCTTTACATTaacaataaagaaattcataatatTAATACTGGAAAAGTTAGTCTAAAGGAAATGTGTAAACTCAGGACAttcattacttatttttttaataatttcattagaatttttacatgcatgctctatacttggaagcacatgcaacttaacctgtcctcagcacGAATACACAATGTTAAACTGTCAAACAAAGTGTTAATTTAACAAATTCCTAAATATAACTATCAAAAACTATCAAAGTTGTGTCCTAACTCTGCATCAActctgaataaatcagacaatgccaTGGTCAGCTATAACTCGGAGTACATCTTTCCCAtttcctgctcatggtggatgcaacagaaGGACACAAGGTCTGGTaacttaatttatatatatattatatatattttttttttaaacaaacaatgttcACGACTTCAACATGTCAAATCTGTCATTCCCATTGTGATCATTTCTGTTAAGAATTATGGAAtaattttggcattttagtttagGTTATGGAGACAGCTTCAActgaggaaaaacaaaaaaattaatgggTCCAGTATACAACACATGGTTAAGATGGAACAAATTTCAATTTTGTCAACTCCATCATAATTTTCTGAATTTAATGAAAATTATCACTTTACTCCTTTTCTGAACAccattattagataattaaagactTAACACCCTTGTTGGATGAACCAAactaaaatataatgtttttagtGTCTGACAGAGTTTAAACAAATGACAGTAAGATGGTAGTTTTGAAGTGAATATGTCAATTTTCAGAAAAaagctttttataaaaaaagcCCTTACATAGTTCATTAGCTGAGACCTTTGTCTGCAAATTAatcaattttaaattaatttagtattaaaaaataaaaaaaataagattttaacCGTTTTGTCccttttacacattttaactaTTTGTAATAAAATTGACATATGAAGAAAATGATACACTGTCGAGaccattatattaaatattttacatttatgttgcaTGTGATTTTCCATTGAAATCCATTTATAATAGTCAATGTTTCTTGCAACAAAAACAGTCGTGATTTAGTTTTACATTATCCTTTTTCTAACCTTcagatttaaaggaacagtttacccaaaacattttattatctcatcatttactcatcctcaggcTGTGCAGATGTgtagatgtgtattactttcttctgcagaacacaaattaagatttatagaaaaatatctccgctttAAATCCATAGCAagcaaatggtgaccagaaatgtaaagctccaaaaaggacataaaggcagcataaatgtaatccatgcaactccaggggttaaatcgaAGTCTGCAGAAGCACTATGataggtgagaaatagatcaatatttaagtccttttttactataaatctccactttcacattcacattcttttgtttttagcgatttgcattcttcatgcaaatTGCCACCTAAGATTCGAGGTTGGTCAAAGGTAGAGACTTATtgtagaaaaggacttaaatattgatctgtttcacgcTCACACCTATTATgctacttttatgtgatttttggagcttcacaatttggtcaccaattcacttgcattgtatggacctacagagattagatattcttcaaaaatcttcatttgtgttctacagaagaaagtcatacaaaactGAGGTGGCATGAGAgttagtaaatgagagaattttcattttgtggtaaactattcctttaaaaaggatGTTTGGCAAGAGTACCTTTGGGATTTCTAGATGAATATGACGGTGAACCATGATTAAACCTTTTGACGTATAAAATAGGTTTAGGTGTACCAGTATAACATAGGTAGAGTTCATTGTGATTAGGCTTTACCTACCAGTTGGGTGTTGTGGTTTGGGAAGAGGTTTGGCCCAGGAGCCCTGGACCCTCGCTCGCTGCCTTTTATCAGTCATAATCAAGACTTTAAATGTTCAAAACTTAcctgaacagaacaaaacaaaatgccggTGGGATTTACTGACTTAGAAAGAAAAATGATATCTTGTCATGCTCACAATGGCTACTTTAAAGGATCTTGCTGCCATCTTCAGGTATTTTTAATCATTCAACACATAATTTAACTCAGTTTTCATAGTGGATATTTGGCTATGCGTTAGCTGCAGTTTCTGAGAGCAAAAAAAGAGAGGCCTGTTTTGCCATATGATAAAATGCAAAGCAAGTATTTTCTAATGCAACTAGACTGATGACATTTACTAGTTACATTTGCAATCTGTCAAGACACGCACACCGTGTTAACGCTTTAAATGGGCTGTATGTGTTTAGCTTTACCCCAAACATTAGCATTTTCAATAATACTTACACGTTAGTTTCGACGCGAAACTGTATTTATCGCATTCTTCTAAGCGTTTTATAACTTGGATAAACACCACGTGGTGATCTACGAAATCTGTCCGGGTTATTACAATAACCAGTGAAAGAGTTCCTGTGCACAGCTGATACACTAGCTTACTAGttgtatataaacatgtttaTATGTATCAAATATGCATGCAAATATGTGTTGCATATATGGTTTTTAGCACAGCACCAAGTATGCTCTATGTAGTGTGCACAAGGTAGATTacctttattaaaattaaaatgtatctaaTTGAATGTAGTTtacttttaaacatttcaaatcaaatttagTTAAGGAGTCGTTACAGTTTTTCCCACCGTTTAGAGACTAGCGGTGTCACAGGTGTGAATGTAATGGTGTGCCCATTTCATTTATAGCTtatcatataataaaaaaatcactattCTAAAGAGCTGCTTTTGAAACGTCAAGTTGAAGTTAGGAGAACAGTTTGAACGTTCCATCTTGAGATCCATTGTTACgtaactgaagaaaaaaaagtggtCACATAAGAATAAAGATGAGTTTAGAGGGGAGAGAATGTTACATTTGTGAATCAATCAGTCTTGAGAAAtgcattttattctgttttttttcaaGCTTTGTATGTTTTCCTCCCAGGGCAATATGAGTGGTTAGTGTGAGAGAGATGTGAGAAGGGCTGACAGAAATTATTACATATAaactaattatattaaaaaatttaaaaataaaatgtatgtattaattAGGGATGGCACCGACACGATACACGGATCGGTATCGGgtccgatactgacgtttttaccCGGATCGGGTGgtggtccgacgagcccgatcctaTACCGCATGCTGGTCAATGacattactgtcaagcttaaataatgacataaataaccttcaaatcaccattaaagtagtccatataactcgCGCATTTTATTCAGACTCTTACAGTCATCCAAAAGCTTTGTGAAttgcaaaaggctgtgtttatatAATAAATGTACAGTCGGCATACACACAACTAAGTAGTCTGTGGCACAACGCTTTACTGAACGAgcacagttacacacacacataaacacgcgCAGAGGTTCATGATGCGTTGCTCAGCGCAATATGTGGTCGCTCCACACAAACTCCATCTCAAGTGTAGATGATCAAATAGTTCGGTCCGCctataacatgcattgagaaCGGCACCAGACAAGCATTTTACCAGATGTTGAATGGCAAGCGTATTACACTACTGTGAATTAGCAAttaacaaacactcaaacacagactTCCTGGAGCGCTCAGCGCtggactttcaaaataaaagcattaagaAATAACAACTGTAATGTATTACCAATGTAtagtaaaagtattattaataatattattaatagagagagaaaaccatttacaagtccagatacaagttgtgtaaagagaactggcttcttttctactgaagactttcactggaattactgATATTTTTGCTTctgcatcaaaataaaaaaataaagagacaCTTAAACTTGCAGTGtcttaacataaaataaataaataaaaaaaagacatacaaaagcattacagaaaagtcattttattaacaaacaagTTTTTCAGATTGTCATGCATGAGTTAAGCAGCACATTGTGTTCCACTCTTCGACATGTCTGGAATGAGAACATTCAAGTTTTAAACCAGAGGTGACTAATGAGGTTCAACCACCTAGACGTTTCAAGTTGACTggcattgctccaaaaataaTCATACAGAGATCTAAAAGGAGGTTTTCTTCAAATAAGTCCATGGATTATTCCAAGACAATTAGTGGTATAAATCTACATGGTAAAGTTATGTCAAAAAGTATATAATTGTGCAAACAGATAGCAAAGATCCATGACCAACTTCAAATCctactgaataatgaaaaggCACACAGGTTTTAAATAAACCAAGGCTGACAGGTAAACTTTGAGCCTGAAAAGGCCAACAACAACTTCTAATTCAGACCTCTGGTTTCATATTGATACAGTACAACATTCAAAAACAGCCATTATAGATTTGTTCCAAATGCTTAATTATAAAAGGATAGCTCCCATTTATAACTCATTAGAAAGAAAAAGGCATGATTGCAGAATTGTTATTGGCAGTTAAGTTAACAAGAGGGCaagtaaacatgtaaaaaaattacaacaaaaattcAGTAAATATAaaactccaccaccaccacataaaTATACATCTGCTTACAACAGCAGTGGCAGAAAGCCCTCCCTGCAACACTATAACACTTTTCACCAAATATAGAAAGTTATACGTCCCCATTCCAGGCAACCAGCAAGCCAAGAGATGTCATGATTTTCAGCAACTCTTCATTCTCAAGGTGTCATTGTGGAACGTCAGTCTAGACATTCATCcaataatataaaacatacaaacaacaaTGAGTCTATTATGTGTTAGAAGATAAAGCACTTCAAAGACTCAACATTCAGAATTACTTCTGAATCTCAAATCtcagcacatacatacatacatactgcaAAACATTTGGTCGCATTTCATTTCCACTTAATCTCGGTCACAAAATGTTCTCAAACTATCGCAGCTTTCTCCTTCGGAGGTAACCACCATGCTGGGCCTTGTTCAAACGCAGACCCAAGTAGAGGACCAGCTTGATGGGGCCCAAGGCAGTTATCACCCAGCCCTGCAGAACCCAAAAGATCAAAAGTGAAAACATGGTTGGAGGATAACTTGGTATCCTTAGGGAGTAAGGGTTTAAAGCCTTGTTTTACAAAAATGAAATGTTCAGTTGAAGTTGAGCTGTGGTATTACCATGACTGCATGTGGGAAATAGCCATTGGTCTGGTCCTGCAGTCCCACAGTGGTCAGTTCAGCAGCTACATAGCGTTCAGGTGTGGGCTTGTCCAGAGTTGGCTTCCTGATCTTTGTCATCTTGGTAGCCACAAAGAAAGGTAGCACGCTCTACGATAGGAACAAAAAGACATTTGATGTCAAGATGCAGGTATGGGGCTTtggaagacctgtacacctacttattcatgcattattatctaatcagccaatcgtgtggcagcattgcattgcataaaatcatgcagatatgggtcaggtgcttcagttaatgttcacatcaaccatcagattgagggaaaaaaaaactgatctctgtgatttggagtgtggcacgT
Protein-coding sequences here:
- the LOC127640583 gene encoding alpha-ketoglutarate-dependent dioxygenase alkB homolog 3-like; the encoded protein is MTDKRQRARVQGSWAKPLPKPQHPTARDVQSAPGSWKAGPQSFEFHQPANPIREIPAEKVIEKAGDYDISQGPSGVSRLRLTPGFLQQEEADWMFSKLLAELPWSQKTNYRMMGDAYEEPRLTCWYGELPYTYSRSTMDANPEWHPVLSTLRRAIEQKSGHTFNSLLCNLYRDGKDSIGWHSDNEPSLGPQPTIASLSLGDTRVFSFRKQPLPEDKGDYTYVEHLRIPLTHGTLLLMDGCTQADWQHQVAKEYHDRGPRINLTFRTIYPEPEHIGRKSFR